Part of the Candidatus Thiothrix putei genome, GGAAAGCGCGTAACAAAAAGCCCGCCGCCACCAAGTTGCCCAAAGCCGCAGCGACTGTCACCAACGCCCCGAAGCGTTTAATCGAGCCTTCCAACACGAAATGCACTGCATCAAACCCCGGTGTTCCCGGCATTCCCACAATCGCCAAGCCAGCCACCAGAAACGCCAAGCCCACAATCGGGATGTAATCCATCATCCCACCGAGCTTGCTCAAGCGCGTGGTGCGAGTCCGTTGCCACACCATGCCGGTCATCAGTAACAAGCCAGTGATCGCCAATCCAAAATTCATCGCCAGCAATACCGCGCCTTCAAACGCCATGCGGTGCAAACTAAACAAACCAATCGTCAAAATCCCCGTATGGCTAATGACCGCAAACGCCAATAATTCACGCAAGGTTTGCTGGCGCATCGCCAAAAATGCGGCGTAAAACACTCCAGTTGCGGCGAACACGGTCGCGACCATGTGCCATTCCCACACCGCATGAGGCACAATCGGGAACACAAAGCGCAACAGCCCATAGACTCCCACTTTCAAACCCAGCAAGTAAATCGGTGCCACTGCCACATTGCCGTGCAACATAAACGCAGGCAGCCAGCCGTGAAACGGGAATAACGGAATCCGTACCGCCATTGCATAAAACAGGGCGAAAAACACCAAGGTTCCCACCATATCGTGCGCCCCAAAGCCGAGGGTTGCCAGCTCATACAGGCTGAAACTCCAGCGTCCGGCATTCGCATCGGCATAATTCCAGCCCAACACCAGCGTGCCAAACACCAACAACAGCAGCCCTACCACCATGAATTGC contains:
- a CDS encoding proton-conducting transporter membrane subunit translates to MTFSEIPAASPLLTMLQLFPLLTGLVLIKIRGNAAVALAGIMALAQMLLAVSLYAKFDVHQAAGVMQFAERFQILGAFHYHAAVDGIGVMFVLLTSLISLLSVAFVLVRRLHESSILAVMMMIQSVITSQFVTVDLLWFTCMSFLEVVMVAYLTKRWPTFHDIQPTLARYLQFMVVGLLLLVFGTLVLGWNYADANAGRWSFSLYELATLGFGAHDMVGTLVFFALFYAMAVRIPLFPFHGWLPAFMLHGNVAVAPIYLLGLKVGVYGLLRFVFPIVPHAVWEWHMVATVFAATGVFYAAFLAMRQQTLRELLAFAVISHTGILTIGLFSLHRMAFEGAVLLAMNFGLAITGLLLMTGMVWQRTRTTRLSKLGGMMDYIPIVGLAFLVAGLAIVGMPGTPGFDAVHFVLEGSIKRFGALVTVAAALGNLVAAGFLLRAFQQAFLANPGVDTKRWDTNPTYPAEMLMASIVIVVTVTAGFYSAPWIALIGQPIQGLAGLFAEYTGDVQGGEH